The genomic window GGATTCATGGGGTGTAACAGAAGGTTACACCTTTTGAGAAAGGTTTACTTCCTTTTGAGAAAGGACGCAAAaatttttcagtctatttttttttggaaataattctGACAACAGTGTGGTAGGATTTTCAAAGGTGAGGCAATAGCATATTTTCCCCATTCATTAACAAATACAGTATTCATCTAGTGTCTAGTGTCTTCTTTGCGCCAAATACTTTGCTGGCCTCTGGAGAACAGCCATGAAGTAGACAGGTAGAATTACGCACTCTTGAATTTTATAATCTAGTGACATAAAatatatactcaataaatattgaataagttGATGATTTCGTAAGAATGTATGAACATGGGGAGAACATTTAGAAGACGattgaaattgtttttttaaaaaagaatatgagacCATGAAGGtataggaagagaaagaaagagcctAATAAGGTATCTGATTCAGTAGGTGAATTCACAGCACTTGGTAATCTTGATGATTATTTGATGATGCGAGGTAAAAGAGAAGGAGGAGTCAAAGGTACTGCTGTGTTTTCTAACAGGTTTGAGGAACAGGTCTGGTGAGTAAAAGGTACATTCAGTTTTGAACAAGCTGAGATTAGAAATGAAGCTGTCCAGAAGGTAACTAGACACTGGGATCTAgcagtcaggaaaaaaaattacagataataTTATGGTTTGAGAGTCACCAGACTACAGGTGATATTTGAAGCcacagaagtaaataaaatctCCTGATAATACAGAAATACATGCAGAGATGAATAAGAATTGAGTCTTTGAGGACATTTACAATTAAGGAGTGAATGAAAAAAGAGCCAACAAAGGTATCTCAGAAGGATCATTCAGGAAGGTCTTAGAAGAACCAAGAGAAATTGGTGTCATTGATAGCAGTGATTGAAAGAATATTGAGGAGGAAGAAACGGCCAACAGGGTCCACTGCTACAGAGATGTTGAGGAAGAAAAGTATGAATGGAGAGGTCTTGGGATTTGGTGATATGGAGGTTAATGATGACCCCAAATTACAAAGTTATGTTGTGGTGAATGAATTGAGAGGTTCAGCTGGTGGAAGCTACCTTCGTGAGAAGGTTGGTAGTGACCATAGGAGAGATGAGGTGGCAGATGGAGagaaagatttttgaaaaataatatatatatatatgtattaggcTTGCATactgacatatatacatatattatacatgcatatatatttggctTAGGTAGAGGATAAAGGGTATTGCAGGGCATCGGAGTAGCTGATGTTAAGAGTTCAGGAGGAGGGGTTTGTTGTGGAGAGGAGCAAAGCATACCTTACTCTGAGCCAAGAGGAAATGGATAGGGAAATATCAAGGCAGAGAGGAGGGTAGTTGATAAAATTCACATCTGAAGAGGGCCTGGAACTTCTTACAGAGGAAGGAAGTTACCTTATCTTTtaggagcagggctgggggcctGAAATAAGGTAGAAATGTTCTGAAAAGCTGCTATGAGGAATGAGACAAAGATAAGCAGATAGATGGACACACAGCATGGGGGCAGGCAGTGGATATCGCAGAGCATAAAATTAAAGTGGAGTCAATTCatatctgtgttttgttttgttttgtttgtcaaCAAAGCTCAGCAGTCCAAGAACATGAGCAAAAGCAGGGCCTCCAGAGTCATTCTAGAACTAAAGAACAGTGCAGAGTGAGGTGGAAGGGTGAAAGGGCTGAGAGTTCCATAGGGCAGAGGTGAAACAGGGGGGGCAGACTCAGGGTACAAGGTTGGGTGGACAGGGAGGCAGGTAGAGGTAGCCAGGAAAGATTACCTTGGCTCACGGAGCAGGGAAGAGTGGAAGGCTGAGAATAActtccctgaacctcagttttcctatctatCAGTAGGGGGCAATGGCGAGCACTGCTTAACAGCACTGTGATAAGCATTGACTGTGAGAAGGAGTAAACAGGAAGGTTTACTGTGAGCAAGTTCTTGCCTAGATGGTCTGAGAAGTAACTCACAGAAAGTCAAAAATGTTCAATCAGTCTCTTTATGAAGTACACATTCTTGGGCTTTCTGGTCATGCCCTGCCCTCTCTGCTTGACCAGACTGTCAGCTCTTAGAGAACTGGGACACTGTTCATATAACTGTTTCAGGGCGGACCACTCTTGTTCCTCCCAAAACTAACAAACCATGATCTACAGCAGACACATCCTCACTACAGCTTAACTTTGGGAAACAAATTCCTCCAGGCAAACACAAGAGCCTCAAACCAACATCAGTCTCCTAGCCCAAATGGTAATAAGCCATTTGGGCTAGGTTTACGCCGTCTCCTTACACAGAACTATCCTCAGAAGATAATAATTTTCAGATGGTTCTGAGGGCCATTCCCTAAAATCAGTTAGTTTCCAACATGTTTTGGGCAATGGTAACCTTGTTGGGGTGTCTTTCTTTCCAAGGAGATCTCTTGAAAGCTAAGAAAACTCATCTGGACATATCACTGCTGGACTCTTCATTTAAGCCTCAGCTTACAGTCTTTATATGCATAGTTTGTAGTGCTCCCAGGAAAATGCTGTAAGAAATAGTCAAATCTTGATTAACCAGAGCCCATCTTCAAGGATACTTCAACCAGAACTTGTATTTGGGTTTACAATGAAGTGTGGGAGGGAAGTTAAAAGAAAGCATGTAGATATATTAGATCAAGCCTaatcaaacaagcaaaacaataaccaaacaaacagaacacacaaacaaaaaacaacagcttTCAAAGGGTGCCCAGGATCTGATATAGATTCAACCATGAGAAACAATCAGACATAGTAGGAAGAGCATGAAATCTGAGTGCAAATCCAGATTTATACTTCCTTGCTGTGAGACCATGGGCAAGTAGATTCCCCTTTCTgactctgtttcctcttctgtaaagtaAAAGTAATGACAACTATCTCATGGGACATTCGTGGGGATCCAATGAGAAAATGTGTGTCAAGTTATTGTACTGTGTGTCTGGCAAATACAATGTGCTAGTAAATCTCACTCTTTCCTTTACCGTCTTTATCTACTTAACCTATGGCATGACAGGCAAAGTCTCTATCCCTATTGTCcccagtctaattttttttctttgtgattgtaTGACCATTGCCTGCTTGGGATCCTACTCTCCCAATTCTTCTTTTGCATAACGGCACCTTTTGAGGTATCTTTGGTTCAAGCTGGTGTGTTAAGATGCTCACCAGGAAAGAGGGCCGCTCACCTTTGACCACAAACTTCACAATGTCGCTGTGCTGCTCAGAGCCAACCTGGCCCTTGGCAGTGCAGAAATAGGAGCCCGAGTCGGCTACCACCGCAGGCTTGAAGAGTAAGGTACTTAAGGTTGCTACTTTGATGGGTTCCTGGTTATTACTCTGTTCCTTATACCAAATATAACTGATGGGAGGAGAACCCCGAGCCTGGCATTGAAGGCTAATCCTCATTCCCTGGGGCACCGTGAAGCCATAACCACTGCCAGTTGTCACTGTGGGCTTGGAGACAGAGACTgcaaagaaaagacaagacaggAAACTCTGGGCAGTCATAAGGATATGGGACCACAAGGCTGAATCATTCTTGTTGGGTGTAAGGGCATGCATATATCTGCAACTGGAACTAAAGGGGGCTTCTGACTTTGGAGGAAATAGGAAGGAAAGGGCAATACAAATAAAATGGCTTCCTTTGAAGGTAGGTACTTTTTGGTATTACCTGGGGTTTTGGAATACTTGGAAGTAAAAATCAACtgacctttaaaaataatgtagtttGTTCTGGGGCTCAAGTAGAGCTTTTGATCACCTGCAGTTATGGATTATCAGGGCCAGACCTTCGTAAAATTGTCCAGCAAGCAAACTTATCCTggctaacctctgcctccctttcccCAGAGCTTCTCTATCGGCATCTATCTACAAATTAAATATACTCATTTTTGAGTTGTAAAACCCAGAGCCCAAGGAGGGTAACTAGTCTATGGATACTGGCATTTCTGGGACACTCGAAGGGATAGAGATTTGCGGTCAGGaacccttcccagcacttcctaAATTTAACCACGGGAATGTTAACCCTAAGAATCCTCTGCCTGTCCACTTCCTCTGATAGGCACATATACCTGTGGAGAGCCTctatataaataaacaaaggcCTCTGGATTTTTCAGGCATTTCTAGAATTACATCCATTATTGATTCATTGTTTATCAGTGCTTTCCTACCCCCATAGTGACTCACGTTTCTGGACACGGAGCTCAGTAATCTTATCTCTCACGACTTGGTTGCCATCAGGAGTCTGCCAGGTGACTTCACACGTGTAGTGGCTCCGGTCATCCATCTCCAGGGTGCTCAACTGGAGGGATACATCTCCTGGAACCTTGTGGCTCACATGCAGGCGGCCCTGGTACTTTGCCTGCTGGATATGGTCTCCAGAAGAGTCACGTAGGAAGATGGTGACAGGGTCTGAGCCATGTTGCACCAGCCACTTCATCAAGACTTGGGTGTAGCCTTGCAGGGGGTCATAGGTGCAGGGAATATTCACATCCCCTTTCCAAGGTCCTGTTATGCTCTCTGGCACTTCCAGGATGGGATGGCCTGAAGAGGCAGAACAGAGGAAAGAAGCAAACGTAGATGGCATACCTACTTGGCAACTAAGGTGGCAGTGACAAAACCTCAAAAGGTTTCTGAGAAACACCACTCAACTTTCTTTCTATCACACTTTTGCGTACCTGTGCCCTTTTGCTCTTTGCCAGCCTTCTCGTCAGTCAGAACCAGTCTTCAGAATGAGAGCCTTTAACATTGTTTAGATCTTGTGAATTTCAAGTCCTTTTTATGTTACTGTCTTGCTATGAAGGTGATCCTAGGTAAGTCACCTTCTTACCATGGAAGATTCATTTACTTCATCTATAATGTGGAGAGTTTGGATGGTAGGCACTCTAGATATTCTATCAACTCTGTCATTCTGCAAATCcatgaaaaaattttcttttcacatttttcaaaagagatGTGGAAGCAAAAATGCTAAGCATTTGGGTCTGgactatttcattttttgtaaatttgcaCCTGGAGAAACGTGGAAGCTTTTGAGATCAGCAAGAAAGGGCCCTCTGCCCTGTTATCTTCTCTTGTTCCCTTAGAAATCCTCGGTGAGTGGGGTCCCAACCCTAAGCTGTTCTCTGGAAGACAGGCAAAAGGAAATACTGAGGGTGGAACCAAGTGTGAGGAAGAAGTCTGGATATACATTCCTGTTTAACAAAATCGTTGTTGTTAAATTTGAAACCTGCACTTTGTAAACctgactttttttctgatttcttttgtttattttccttttggtttctcTTAGTTCTTAGCAAGGATACATAGGAAAATTTCATCTTGAGGGGGGAAAGATTGCATCCGTTTTTGGTCTAGAGAGGAAAAGGTTCTGAGTGAAATCCTGAAGCTGGCTGTAGTAGTGGTGGGGATAGAAGCAATGGGAGATTGCTCCTTGGCTTGCTTGAGAAGGAAACCCttagggatgggggtgggggtgggggaaggatgTGGGGATATTGAAACAGCCATTGCCTCCCATCAGAATTTTCCATCCATAAGCTCTTATTTagaagattttttgttttatttagctGGAGCCAGGAGTGTGGGGTGGGTATATTTAGGCAATATATTCATGTCTCTCCTAAGAGAGGTGGTTTCAAAGATGTGAGGTATTCCTGAATAAAAGCCTTTTATCGAGCCTAGAATTCCCAGTATTCAGTCAAGCGGATGGAAGATGACATCTTTTGGATGGGTTGAGTGTATGCTTTCTAACTCCCAGAATGTACTGTCCAGCATCAGGACTTCTGTTAATAGAGATACTAAAATCAAGCCTCTAGCCTGTGCCCTCACCAGGGACTCTTAGAACATCAGTAGCATATTTTAGTCAAGAAAAAGCCCTTgagtagaaaagaataaataaacataagTCCATGTTGCTAGATCCACTACATACTCTCTGGAATGCTTCGAATTTGGCAGAGAGCAGAACTCAGACCTACGAATGGGAATACAAGAGGGGCAGATTTTGGTTTGCTCTATTTTcctaattctatttctttttatgttattcttttctgcttttcacaTCGCAGAAGGGATGGTTTGCCTTAAAATGAACTTTGTGATTAATCAGAGCTGTCTATGGATGGATTAAGCTGTCTGGCGGAAGTTCTAGGCTTTGTTTGGGTCTTAGCATTGCTCTTTAAGGTCCCTTCTAATCTTAGGTGGTCCAGTGTTAATAGACTATAATAGAAATAGAAGTTATATAATTACATGTTCCAGCTGGTGGTGAATTTTCACCAGGTAGTGGGTTTCACTGTGCTATAGATAGTTCACACCTCCATGTGATTGCAGATACAGCTTTTCATTATCATGGACACACATGCCCATGCACATTTTTGGCCACATGCAAGCACAAACATACCATGCTTAAACCCCATGAAAACTATCTGAGCCTCTTGGTTTAATAGGCTATTTCCCATTAATCTTCCTCTGGACTTTCCCAATGTCCCTCCTCTTCTCCGAAAAGCATTCTCACATTCCCctcttgggcaacaaagcagcATTCTGCTGTGAGGACATCTGGAGCAGTTGAAAATGCCTTTGTCTACGCATATGCAGGTCTTCCTTCTGACCTTAGGGGAGCTGCAAGGCCTGGCTTGTATTTTTCCTCCCTGGGAATTTGCTGGAAATTCTCACAAAGCTCAGTCTGGCCTACCAAGAAAATTGCTAGATAGTCTCAATTTCTCAGTTTTGAAAATTACTTCTGGAAGTAGGTCAGGC from Nomascus leucogenys isolate Asia chromosome X, Asia_NLE_v1, whole genome shotgun sequence includes these protein-coding regions:
- the VSIG4 gene encoding V-set and immunoglobulin domain-containing protein 4 isoform X1, translating into MGILLGLLLLGHLTVDTYGHPILEVPESITGPWKGDVNIPCTYDPLQGYTQVLMKWLVQHGSDPVTIFLRDSSGDHIQQAKYQGRLHVSHKVPGDVSLQLSTLEMDDRSHYTCEVTWQTPDGNQVVRDKITELRVQKLSVSKPTVTTGSGYGFTVPQGMRISLQCQARGSPPISYIWYKEQSNNQEPIKVATLSTLLFKPAVVADSGSYFCTAKGQVGSEQHSDIVKFVVKDSSKLLKTKTEAPTTMRYPLKATSTVKQSWDWTTDMDGYLGETSAGPGKSLPVFAIILIISLCCMVVFTMAYIILCRKTSQEGHVYEAARAHGREANDSGETMRVAIFASGCSSDEPTSQNLGNNYSDEPCIGQEYQIIAQINGDYAHLLDTVPPDYEFPATEGKSVKNAPLGQDLLT